Genomic DNA from Helicoverpa armigera isolate CAAS_96S chromosome 10, ASM3070526v1, whole genome shotgun sequence:
AATCTTATGAAAAATCTGCAACGTTTATATATAAAATGCTTTTCTGACTTAGGTAAAAAATGCTTAGCAGCAACTGTATGGAAATCTACGtaataatatacttaggtacgtaTGATTCCTACCCACGTGCCTTTAGTGATTTAGAGTCGAGATGACATCTAATCGTAACTGTTTCTTtacgatattttatttgatagcttgatgtttcaataaattaaaatggtaaGTGGATACCTGAAGCACGTGAGTCCTATGTGTAGAATGAGCtcatatgaaaatgtttttagtCTTCGATGGTAGaggtttatttataactgactCTTAGTATCAAAAACTGTAAAAGATATGATTGTACGAAATTAAAATGACATATACCAGATGTTCTACAGCTCATAGGTAGTTTATAGACAGACCACTCTTAAAAGGAAGGAAATATATATGATATTCGTTAGATTACTTGCAATATCTCATATTATTTCGTAATTTAGAGAGTTGGTTGTACCAGAAGTGAGGGATAGATAATTATAATGGTGACATATTCAATATCCTATGGCTACATACATGTTTATCATATCACAAGTTGTGATCAGATCACAACTATCAGAGTTGCCCACCTGAAAAATGTATATAAGTACTAGGTGTATAGGATAGAGGTATACAATGAAATCCAGTTATCATCTACCCTATAATAAATTGACGAAAGTTTTATGCAGATGGAAGTGCATTACAGCATATAAAACTGTCATTTCttgagaaatattttctttatttgctgAGGGAGATATAAGTGTAATATAtttgtctttaaaaatatattatttgaatgtctttaatttgttatttcttaGGTTAAGTGATCGTTAATGTTAACATGCGTATCTTTACGAGTTTATGCTACATTGCGAGCATTGAAAATAAACTGCATATTCAAAGTGAGGATCCTGAAAGTACCTACGTATCtacacagattaccataatagtttgGTATCTTCTAGTTAATAAAGCGCATGACGTGTACGACAAAACAAAGCAATGAATCATTTCACATGTAAGGTTGATTAGTTGACACCAAAAAAAGCGTCAATGACGTTTTCGCTAATTACAGTACACGCAGACGAAATTTTTTCAGAGGAAAATCATTTTCACACGTAAAGAATTTAGTTTTTGTAGCGTGGGTTACGGCGACAATGATAACTCAGCGGGTTCTCATCTGGATGGCGTGCGCGTGAGTGGGCGGCGCCCGCGCAGGCGTAGCGCCCGCCCACGACATGCATTAGTGCCTTATATGGACTTCCACGGAGCTTTCGTGCTGAGCTTTTATGAAAAGAtttgtgaaaagttttttttttgctatgaTAAAACAGGCTTTAAATGGGTTTTTCTTTTAGTAAGCTTGTTTTAAGTATGTTTGTCTTTTCaggattaaagaaaaaacaaatagatTTGCCCACAAAGAACACGAAGTTGTGAAAACACTGTGTTAGTATTCCCtctccaatttttttatttcttaaaaacaaccacgtataaaagaaaaacttagGTAAGCGaggcaaaatataattttgaattttgtggTAGCCACAAATGTGTACTATGTACATTGtgtgttaaattaaaatttaaaagagcCATTTATAACTGCTCGCTGATAGTTTATGTCAAATGAATAGAGATTTTTCATCAagattcaaattattttcaatgcGTGGAAATGAATAGCACCCATCAGTTAACATCAAATAtcaaaaagaaattttaaatcatctaaatataaaataaaataaaaataattcataaactACTGAGGTTAATGTCCCTAGAATGAACTAGCGTTGAAAATATAGGCACCTACAATTTATCGAGTGTGATTAAGAATCGTAAATTGCGTAgacttattttaaattaaggttTACATAACTTTTTCACACACTATTTGTTCATGTagctaataaacaaaaaaaaagaagagaATTTGCGCTTAGTTTTTAATAATGCTAtttcaaactattttttaaCGACTGAATATAGTAACTGGAATTCTGTTCATAATTAGAAGGAAAATGATTTttctcattaaatattttcaataaagtaAGACAAAGGCTGTTGAGTCAGATGCCTATTCGTATCGGCTGGTCATCGGGTGGCGAGCGCTGCGTACGAGTTTTCCAGAAGGGCGCATCTTGTGTGCGCTATAAATACTCGGACTCAGCTTTCAGGAGTTCAGTCTAGCGGTGCTTTCTACAGCGCACTAACTCCTCATCTCCGcagccacacacacacaacacacaacaTGTCTCTGGAACGTCAAGTCCGCGCTaaggttagaaaaaaaaatattcataatacattttcattattcaCGTTGTTATccctctaaaatatttttttatgaatcttTCAATATAGTTTTAACAGTcgcattttcaaatattttcaaatattttagagaTCTATTCTAATTATTTGACTATTTTCACACCAATATGATTATGAACAAACAGTCATCAAATTGTAGAAAAAAGCCCCAGCACACTCagtttttttgccaatttttcCGTTTCTAATGAACCTTTTATTTTCTATAGTTGGCTTCCAAGCGCAGCCCCGAGCAGGAGAAGGAAGCCCAGGAGTGGATCGAAGCCATCCTTGGCGCTAAATTCCCCCCTGGTGAACTCTTCGAGGATGTCATCAAGGACGGCACCGTCCTCTGCCAGCTCATCAACAAGATCAAGCCTGGTTCCATTGCCAAGATCAACACCTCCGGCGGACAATTCAAGATGATGGAGAACATCACCaagtaagtacaaaaattaTGATACATTACAATATAACGCAATCAAATCAAAGCTatctcgataaaaataaaagtatataatCCGAGGTctggaaaataaatagatataaaaagTTAGAAGTAGCACTATTTCGAGCAAAAGAAACACCGAATTTTAATGCAAGTAGTAAAAAATGCGAGACAAATTgctaatgattatttttccttttagcTTCCAGGCGGCCATTAAGGCGTACGGTGTCCCCGACATCGACGTGTTCCAGACCGTCGACCTGTGGGAGAAGAAGGACATCGCCCAGGTCACCAACACACTGTTCGCCCTCGGCCGTGAGGTGAGCATCCAACACTTAACAGTCCATTACATTCCACATGCCACTTGCACTTCCCAAAGCAATATCACCGGCCCCACATATAAGTATTCCGAGATTTACGACTATTACGCAATAGATTTTATAATCTTGTAAACATGCAGATGTTTATCGCACCCAATTTAACATCACTTTATTAAACACTTTTATAAGGCATCTCACACATGCAATCTATAAACAAGTGAGATCGACGtaagaaattttaaattcaccaaccattgaattaaataatgtgTTCACAGATTGTTTGGTTTAAGATACGTTTAGAATTTAAGGAGTTGGCGCTGTGCCAAGTTCAACCAAATTTTACGAGCATCTTGCAACATTACCTCAGTTTTCATAAATATCCAAGGTCGCTCGGTGTATTTGAGGCCGAGTGGGCAATACTCGAATCTTACACGTTTACAAGTTCTTTACTCAAGTGTTTCTAACTCTACCATAACTCAACACTTGGAAGATAAAATGGTAGTGTAACACGTTGTTGAtgaatcatttgttttgtttgcagaCCTACAGGCACGCTGAATGGAGCGGCCCCTACCTGGGACCCAAGCCCTCTGAGGAGTGCAAGCGCGACTTCTCCGACGAGGTCCTGAACGCCGGTAAGACCGTGATCGGTCTCCAGGCTGGCTCCAACAAGGGCGCCACCCAGGCCGGCCAAAACATGGGCGCTGGCCGCAAGATCTTGCTCGGCAAGTGAGCACCTCGCCTCCATCCagtgatattatttataagatatttttgtacaaaactgAGAAGTATGGACGCTTATGTGAGACTGTTAGCCTTATGAATCTAGTCAAGCGTGATGTGGAATATAATCTGCTGTAATGTAGCAATGTAGTACCTTGCAAACTTTCCATACCTTGGGTTCATGATATACACTCCATGTAGCGCCAAAATGATTTTGTACATAAGTGCCTAGTATTTaagatacattatttatttccattttattatatggttttataataaaatacaaaactaaagttttaattttatttgaatacaaataatTCTATTGATTAAACAATTTACCTCGCTCATccttttaggtacctacagctaAGAAACATCAACGTTTTATTATACAATTATGAACAGGTAAGAGATTCTTAGTGTATTAGAATATTGATGCCAGAATTTAAGGAGAATTGGTAGATTACCATGTTCCgaacaaaacatgttttattgacTGTCCATTGACAAAACATTATAGTTCATGGTCTATACAAAAATTATAGCTTTTCTGCTACACTAATAAAACACTTCATAAACTTCAAAATTTTACTACCGTGCCATTGCCATAGCATAAAGCTGGTAAAACGGTTCAAGGCTGAGGATTAATTTTCATGGAAAACTATCGAAGAAGAGTGCTCTAAATTATGGTAAATAGGACATCGACCTTCTGCAAACAACGACAGGGTGACTTCTGAAACGTTCAAagtcatgatttttttttcgggGTAATCTCCCATACATAGGAGTATGAGGAACAAGGGCCGCTTTTGCTCTTTAGTTTTTGCCTTTGCTAATCGAACCAAAGTCGGTACGTAGATAAGTGATAGGATACTAGAAGTCGTGCATTTAACTTCTGTCCATTCTTTCTATGATTCCGTATAAACATCGGTAAGCTAGTGTAATGATAGTAGTCGACCGTAGGACCATAGACCGTACTCTCTACTGTCAATATCTACTATTCCGGCTAAATATCTTCTGTCTTTCTTCTCCACTTCCCTATATTGTCTACTATAATCATCAGTGTTAattgtacataggtacctattgcacTACAGTATCAAGTACTTTACGTACTTCTGAGAAAAGAGACTTGAACAAAAAACGGTCATCCATTCAAGGACAGAATTGATACGAAGTCAAAAGAGGGGTGGTACGCTAAGAGCCTTTGATTCTTCAGTATTATGTACATTGGTAACTTTTTGAACTGCTTCCAAACAGACATTTGTTTTTGACGGCAAACCGACTGTATTCACAGAGAAAGTAATTCATAACGTGTAGGTACAGTGTGTTATGAAAAAAGTTGTTGCATCATTAGCAACTATCGTGAATACATTGATTATTGGAGATGCGCCAGGAATGTAGCAGCTGCATACTTTGCATCAGTGACTTTTATCCAATGTTAATGtcatgcattttatttattttaaccttAATTAAGCGGGGTAAGCCAATTTGTTGCAGTTATGTATTCATTTTGGAGAGTGAAACTTTTCTTAGCGCAAACGACAATAGCTCacgtatatacctatatacctattatattattatacaaatcAATAAATTGCTAAAAAGACACATTGAACATTTGCAACGTATGAACAAATAGATTTCATTTAATACTTAAAGTAGATTTGCAAGCTTTCTGACAGTAGTACGAAATCCTCAAgcaataagtaaaataatttagttggTATAACTTTTAAATACCTACGTCAATAGAATTAAActaaaagctataaaaaataaacgcgtattttattttcaccaatTTAGAAAGTTTTGATAAATCAgcattatattttcaaatcagaTCTAAGATTTAGAATtctgaataaaaattacaaaaaaactgaaaagaaaaCTTGTAGCTTATTGTTTCATATAACTGTGTAGTAACTAGTTCCAGCCTTTAGAACTTTCGATAATAATGAAATCAAAGGGCATCTACACATACGAGACTTATGTGCCTGGTGCTGCCATCTGTTGAGaattttggtaaataatatgAGTGGAATAAAGTTCAGGCTAAAAGTTCTgatcaacaaataaataaatacgcttACATCCTACTTGAAattattcaagatttttttaccgAACTTTACCTTAATGATGTTGATTAGAACACCTAAGTATATTTGTCAAGCAGCTAAACTTTTGTCGTTCAGCAAACTTTagagttaggtacctactgaaaagCTCATCTCGGGAGGTTGAACTAAAAACAGGTAAATTACTAAGATTTATTAGTTGATTTAACTTAAAAAACTGTTGTACAATATAAGCTAAACCTATCTATTTTTAACTCCATTCAATGAAATGATTCGAATTTAATGGTATTTGGCTTGAGACagatttctaataaaatacGTCAGCTATCTATTAGCAATGTCATTGACATCATTAGGCCTGGCTATTGCTATTGCTTTGTTTTAATCTAAGTCTCTCACAGTTGACGTTTGTTAATAGATACGGTAGAAGTAAATGTGTGTAAAATTCAGTGATCGGAGGGTAGAAAAGTAATCATGTTTAAGTTAATTGGTGTCTCATGCAAGTTATTGTGCTGtgaaagtaaaagaaaatttgGGAGACAACTTATTTGGCATTTAAGGTAGGTTATCGAAGTATTTTTTCCTTTAAGGATTGATATAAATCTATCTATTATCCTGCTACCATCCTTTACTAGTAGGTTAGTGTAATGTGCTGTGTAAGTACCTGCACTTTTTATAGTGTAGCACATTACACcacatatagaaaaaatatacttagaagaTAACTTGCGTTTTTTAAACACTTAATAAAAGATAGGTGGGCCTGAATAATCAGTTACCTACTGGTAATTTTTTTACCACTTTGTTCTTTAAAAAAGTGGGGTgggttttaattttatgcaatattatattatatttttaggcatttaattagtttaatattaaaattaactctTTTTTTTAGAAAGATAACTAATGAACTCGTAATAATCTCCAAAAAACAAGATAAGGTCCACATATGATATCGTTAAATGAATGCACAGGTAACTTGATAATTGCCAGAACTCAAAATTAGAACAACGACCCACTAAACGGCCTAACTATATAAAGAGATATTGCGTCGTTATAACGACTAACGCCGCTACGCCGAAAATAGTTGGCCATCTGTTTATCAGCAACGGCCGTGTGCAAAATACGTGATCGTAACGACCAACGAAAATAACGACCAACCAGCGTCGTAACGGATAACGAGGCAATACGAAAATAGGCTCGACTGGTACTCGATTTCGTTAGAGCGAAGGTTCAgtcgggcggcgggcgcggagcCTTAAACACCGCTGTCCGCTGCACCGACACCAGATGGCGTTGTTGTGTTATACTTAGTTCGGTTAAGCTCCGCTAGATGGAGCAAGTAGTATGTAGGGCTATGGCGACCCGCTTAGTTTACACCCTTTTAATATAGATAGAGCTACGTGGAACTGAAAGACTGATAATTTTATGGTGAGTTTTGTGCATGATTCTTTAGTTTATATGACCTAATCCGTGAGTATTATGATTCCTCTTCACCTTTCTTTAATTATCTGAGCTAACAACATTTCCTGTTCTGTCTTTTTAGCAATCTTTTCTTACAaaactattcctgaaaacttACGTAATGTAGGCAATTTTGAGACATATTAAGATCAGCACTTTCCTCAAATAAGCTCTTCGTGAAAATAGACCGGAGATGTCCAGATATATTTAGAGTTTACCTGCTACCTACCTGTTCAACACCGGTCTTTCTGTAAATCCTAAATTTATAACAGGCATAGGTTTCTATGTGAATATAATCAAcaaaatagatagataaataggaataaagaaatcattaaaaagaaCTTTGTCcagagttttaataaaaatatgttcaagtaataaggtttaatttatttatttttattgatgatataattaattaggtaatcaAATTCGATATTCAgtctaaaatgtaaacaatctattatacttacttactactAAAACATCAGTAAATGAGGTCCCGTACTgagggagatgttcctaaaacgggtacccctcctaaaacgggtaggctttgccattcgtatattataggtcttagtgtgaacctgtgagtgtagagcggtgcactaccaccccgccgatcacggtcagttggctcgcgcgcctagaacgagcgttttcgagattagatgtaaaaaatgttttttgcagagtttactaaaaaaaatcggattatgctagtgctgactactcaaatatggtgcaagatacggttttcgcagttttgtattatcattttgcatgttatatgcttattaattgtgaatacttagtggtctccttgtttactattttaaggttaaggtagttgaaatttaaaacgtgcttttgggcaaaacgggtaggggcataacgggtgactacccgatttgaaataaggggccacttcctcaattgatcccacagaaagctaatcgaagacaaaggaagccacagagagctgaagaagtacaggaacagcgtgaaaaagaaattaaaatatgttttctctgatttttaaccaaattatctgctggtaggattataatttcaaatgtaacatttaataa
This window encodes:
- the LOC110372354 gene encoding muscle-specific protein 20, whose translation is MSLERQVRAKLASKRSPEQEKEAQEWIEAILGAKFPPGELFEDVIKDGTVLCQLINKIKPGSIAKINTSGGQFKMMENITNFQAAIKAYGVPDIDVFQTVDLWEKKDIAQVTNTLFALGRETYRHAEWSGPYLGPKPSEECKRDFSDEVLNAGKTVIGLQAGSNKGATQAGQNMGAGRKILLGK